One window from the genome of Lutra lutra chromosome X, mLutLut1.2, whole genome shotgun sequence encodes:
- the LOC125092454 gene encoding RNA polymerase II subunit A C-terminal domain phosphatase SSU72-like produces MAAAMSTLPLRVAVVCSSNQNRSMEAHNILNKRGFIVRSFGTGTHVKLPGPAPDKPNVYDFKTTYDQMYNDLVRKDKDLYTQNGILHMLDRNKRIKPRPERFQNCRDIFDLILTCEERVYDQVVEDLTSREQETCQPVHVINVDIQDNLEEATLGAFLICELCQCIQHTDDIDNDIDELLQEFEEKSGRAFLHTVCFY; encoded by the coding sequence ATGGCAGCCGCTATGTCAACGCTGCCGCTGCGAGTGGCAGTGGTGTGCTCGAGCAACCAGAACCGGAGCATGGAGGCGCACAACATCCTCAACAAACGGGGATTCATTGTCCGTTCTTTTGGAACGGGAACCCATGTAAAGCTCCCGGGACCAGCACCTGACAAGCCAAATGTTTACGATTTCAAAACGACCTACGACCAGATGTACAACGACCTCGTTCGCAAGGATAAAGATCTCTACACGCAGAACGGCATTTTACATATGCTGGATAGGAATAAGAGGATCAAGCCCCGCCCAGAAAGGTTCCAGAACTGTAGAGATATTTTCGATCTGATTCTTACCTGCGAAGAGAGAGTGTACGATCAGGTGGTGGAAGATCTGACTTCAAGAGAACAAGAAACCTGCCAGCCGGTACATGTGATCAACGTGGATATCCAAGACAACCTTGAAGAAGCCACCCTGGGCGCCTTCCTCATCTGCGAGCTATGCCAGTGCATTCAGCACACTGACGACATAGATAACGACATCGACGAGCTGCTCCAAGAGTTTGAGGAGAAGAGCGGCAGAGCCTTCCTGCACACTGTCTGCTTCTACTAA